The DNA window ATGTAAGGATTTTTCAGGATAATCGATGCCTGAAATTTCTACTACTTCTCCTAAAAAGATAATATAAAATCTTTGGGTTCCTGGGAATTTTTTCTCAAGAGCATTCGAAATTTTTAATAAAGGAGAGACTGCTTTTGGGAATGGTTTGGGAAGAGAATTCGATAGGACTTCTGCAATTCTTTTGATCCTTTGTTTGAGTTCTAATATTTTCCAATCTTTAAGTTTGATCTCTTGGACCCAATCTTCAGGTCGTTTATGAGATAATACTGAGGAGAATTGGGTCCCTATCTCTAAGAGGGCCTTGTCATCATAAAAGTTCTTAAGAGCTTCCGCCATAAACTTTGTTATGATTCATTTCTTAGTTCAGATAGGTAGTATTTTTCATCATTCAATCTGTAAAAGTCTTGATGCTTGTAAAAATATTTACTATCGATACTTGCGTCGGTTTATTTTTATAGATAGTAAAATGATTTCCGAAAATTCACATTTTATAGATTAGATTAACTTACGTGAATATTTCATTAACAAGATTGAAACATCTACATGTTTCGAGTTCTCAATATTCTTCTGCCGAAAAGGTGTTAGAAGCTTTGGGCGCTATCCAAGGCCAGGATTATGCTGCATCTAAATGGGCAATAGGACTTAGGGCTCCTAGTTTAAAAGAAGAAGATATTGAGTCTGCATTCTTGGATAAAAAGATCATCCGATCTTGGCCCCTGAGAGGAACATTACATGTGGTTTCTGCCAAAGATATTTATTGGTTATTAGATTTATTAGGTCCTCCTACAATCTCTAAATACTCGGCTCATTACAAAAAGATAGAATTGGATACTAAGGTATTAAAAAAATGTTATTCTATTCTTTCCAAAAATCTTTCGAACCAAAACTTTCTTACCAGAAAAGAAATATCTTCTATTTTAGAAAAGTCTGGGATTACCACAAATACAACCAGATTATCTCATATTTTACAAAGAGCAGGTTTGGAAGGTTTGGTCTGCTTTGGCCCAAGAAGGGATAAAGATTTTACTTATACATTGATCGAAGAGTGGATCCCAAAAATCAAAAGAGTTAAAAAGCAAAAAGAAGAATCTCTCTACGATATCACTAAAAAGTATTTTGATACTAGGGCTCCGGCGACCTTGGCAGATTTTGTTTGGTGGTCTGGATTGAATTTAAAAGATGCGAAGACTGGTATAGAAAGTCTTGGTTCAAAATTGATTAGTTTTCAAAAGGACGATCAGACTTATTACGCTTCTAAAAAGATGGATATAGTAGAGAATAATTCTGATACATTATTTCTTCTTCCTGCGTTCGATGAGTTCTTATTAGCCTATACGGATCGCAGAGATTGTATGGATCCACCTCCTAAAAGGCTTTTAACTCCTGCAGATGATCTTTTTAGACCTACATTGGTTATAAATGGTTGGGTAAGCGGGATTTGGCAAAGAGAATTTAAAAAGGAAGATGTTATACTAAAAGTAAATCCTTACAAACCCCTAAATACAAATTTTAAAAAGAAATTGAAAAAGGCAGCGGAAGAATATGCTTCTTTTCTTGGGAAAAATCTAATCTTAGAAGTTTAGTTTAATCTGAGAACTCTATTAATAATTTATGAATTAGATCATAGTTTTTCCAAGGCAGAAAATGTCCCTCTTTTCGTAGGAGATAAGTTTTTGTTTCTGTGAAAAAATTTTTCTGAATAAATTCCAGATTTTTTGGATCCACAAGTCCGTCTTCTTCTCCTTGGATTACAATTGTTTTGGCTTTAATCTTTTTCCATTCTGGGATTAAATTTTTCAACTGTTCCTTTAAGGGCAACATTTCAGAATTACTATGAGTCCATTCTTCAGGTAAGATCCAGCCTGCAATCCAGGTATCAGCGATCCTGTTATACCATTTTATTTCCTCTGTTTCTGGGTCCATGGCGGCCGCTAACAAAAATAGATATTGAAACTTTTCGGGAGAAATTGCAGCCATTCTTGCCGCGACTGGACCTCCATAAGAATGTCCTAATATAGAAATTGATTTTTTCCCTTTTTGTGTTTCAGGAAGTTTTGATAAAGTTCCTAAAATTTTCTCTGCTTGATCATTAACATTTGCAATTGTCTCAGGAGATTTTCCAAAACCTGGACGGTCTAGGGCAAGCATACAATAGATTTTTAATAATTCAGGATCTTTTAAGTATTTGAGATAATTTGACCAAGTCCCAGGAGATCCATGAATGAATATGAGGACTTTTGTCTTCTCTGGTTTACATCCTGTGCTAACCCAATGAACCGGAGTTTCTTCCTTTTTGTTTTGGATGAAGTGTTCTTGGTAGAATGTATCGGATTCTTTGAGTTTCTGGAAGGCTTTATCTTCTTCCATACTCATTTCTTCGTAGCTGCTGCAAGAAAGAACTAAGGATAGAAGAAGAAGTATCGACGTTTTCATAAACTAAATTCGACAAGGACTACATATTAGTTCGTCCTATCTTGGAATTGTTACGACGAACTGGATTTTTTATACGAAGATTTTGACTAGTAAAAAGATCCCAAAGTTTGCTCCGAATACAATATAGAAAAATAGTGGAGGAGAAGGTTCCATTTGTTTGTCTATTGCCTTGTTCAGACTTGTTTTGATAATTTCTTCTAAGACGGAAATGTCTTGTGTTCCTTTTTGTTCATAAGCAGCAGCTACTTCTTCTGCGAATTCAGCAATTCGGATCTTTTTCAAGAAGGTTTGTAAAATGAAACGTAGAACCTTGGGCCAGTTTTCCTTCTCCTGTAAGAACGTAGGCAGGTCTTTAAGTTTAGAAGAGATAAACTTACCCCAGTTATCAATCTTTTCAGATCCAACTCTCTTTTTGATCATTTCGGAAAGAGTTTCGGAAACATTGTCTGTGAACCAGGTTTTGTTTTCAGAGACCAAATTGCCTAATTCTCTTCCTAAAAGATATTTTTTGATCCCGAGGAAATAGAGAAAAGGGAATACGAATGCAAATCCGATTACCAGAAGAACGATAGGCCAGAGTTCTAAGACTATTACGATTAATGCAAGTATTGCTCCTATTCCCCCAGCTCTCGCGATAGGCATCGGTCCTAAGTCGGACGTGACACTTTTCATTTCAGGAAAACAGAATGCTAATAGGAATAGATTAAAAATGAATCCAAGAAAGAGCGCTATGGAAGAAAGTAAAAATATCTTTGCAGAACTTTTGACTGCAGTTTTTACGAATGTTCCGATCTCTTCTTTCATTAATATTTCTCCGGAAATGTATTTCTTATTAATAACGGATGACACTTCTCTTTTTTGAGCGTATTCGGCATAGAATCAAGAAAAAAAGAAGAAGGTCCTAAGTTTCCGGAATAAACCCTCTGCGCATTGTATTCTCAGTGATGCTGATCGGTTCTAAAAATTGTTTTATATAATCTGGGCCGCCTGCTTTTGCTCCTACACCTGAAAGTTTATAACCTCCGAATGGTTGTCTATCTACTACTGCTCCAGTGATCCCTCTATTGATATACAAGTTGCCAACTTCAAATTTTTCCTTTGCATATTGTATATTCTTCGGGTTTCTCGAAAAAATCCCGCCTGTGAGAGCATAATCCACGTTATTCGCTATTTTAATTGCATCTTCAAAATTTTTGGCTTTGAATAAGGTAACATAAGGTCCGAAAAATTCTGTTTGTCCTAAGGGAGATGTTGGATCGTCGCTTTCGAAAACAATAGGTTCCACAAAATGGCCTGTGTGTTTTTGATCTTCTTCTATTTTCAATTTGCTTAAAATTTTAGAAGAGAATTGAGAGGCAATTGTATCTAATCTTGTTTTGGATTCTGAATCTATAACCGGTCCAACTTTTACAGAAGGATCTTCTGGTAATCCAGGTTTTAAGGATTGTAGTGCATCTATAAATCTGTTTTTGAATATATCGTATTTAGATTCCAAAAGTATAATTCTTGAAAGTGCACTACACTTCTGTCCCTGGAATCCGAATGCAGATTGTATAGATGCGATCACTGCTTCGTCCAGATCCGCGTCTTCATCCACGATTAGGGCGTTTTTGCCTCCCATTTCGGCAACTACCTTCTTTACGAATTTTAGATTTTGGGAGGCTGCTTCTCGGATCATTCCTAATCCTACTGCTCTGGAACCTGTAAAATTGATCGTATGTATTTCTGGATGTTTTACTAAATAAGCTCCAATCTCTTCTCCTTTTCCTGGTAAAAAATGAAGCGCAGAAGATGGAATACCTGCTTCTATTAATATATTAAAAAGTTTGAATGCAATTGCGGAAGATTGTTCTGCCGGTTTCATGATGACCGGATTTCCAGCGACCAACGGTGCTACTGTCATTCCACATAATATCGCCAAAGGGAAATTCCATGGAGCGACTACTAAGGTGACACCTCTCGGTATATATGTATAAATATTTTCTTCTCCCAATAGGTCTCTTTTTCTGGGTTGGAAAATATATTCTGCTTCTTTTGCATAAAAATCGCAAAAGTCGATTGCTTCTGCGATTTCTGCGTCTATGTCTTTGATTCCTTTTCCTACTTCTAAAGACATCAAAGCGGTAAGTTCTGCTTTTTGGGAGCGTAGAAGGTTTGCTGCCTTTTTTAAAAATCCGATTCGTATATCAGGTTTTGTATTTTTCCATGTTTCAAAAAATTGCACCGAGTCTTTGGTTGCTTCTTCTGCGTCTGTTATGGAAGCGTAATGTATATCTGCGATTTTTTCTGATGTATTTGCTGGATTTAAAGCAGGGACTATTAAGGAAGATTTTTTTGTTTTTCCTGAGATGATGGGGAAAACTTGAATTGGGAATTCTTTTCGGATAGAAACGAATCCTTTATTTAAAATGGATCTTTCTTCTTCTTTTGAAAAGTCTCTTAAGGTTTCATTTTGAAAATCAGGATTATTATGAAAGTTCATTTTGATTTTGAATTCTCCAAATACAATAGTCTTTCTCTATCTTTACTATTCGCATTGATGTTTTTTAAGAAACCTTCGTTGGTAGAATTTTCGAGTAATCTTCTTACCAGATAAGCCATACCGGGGATCACTTCTCCAATAGGAGAATATTCTCTGACAGAAATTCCTAAACTACGAATTGCTTGCTTGTAGGAGTTCCCCATTCCGTATAACATCTGTACTTCAAAAAAGTTTTCTGGGACTGAATATTCTGCTGCTTTAACAAATGCGGAGGAAAGACTCCTTATATTATGGGAACCGAATGCAGGTCTAATATGAGGATAGGATTTTAATAAGAGCGCTGAACATTCTTCGTAATTTCTATCTGTTTCAGACTTTATAAGAAAAACAGGAGGTTCCCATCCTTTTTGGGCAGATTGGGTCATTTCATATTCCCAATAAGCTCCTTTTACCAAACGAACAGTTAGCGGATATTTTCGTTTTTTAGAATATTCTATTACTCTTTGCAGATCTTTCTGAGAAACTTTTAGATATGCTTGGACCACTATCCCGAAATGTGGATAGTCTTGGAACTCTGGCTCTGCAAAGATACGAAATGCAGTGTCCATTATAATATCTTTGGTCTCATACTGCTCCATATCCAAATTGATAAAAATATTTTTGGAAACTGCAGAGCTAAGGATTGGCCTTAACTTCTTCATTAAATGAGTTACAGAAGATTCATGTGCAAGCGGATCCAATTGAGAATATAAAGAGGAACATTTTACCGAAACGTTCCCTGTTGGTTCTCCTGGAAATTGAGAGTCGCGTATTTCTGAAATTTCTTTATCCTTGGAAACTTCTTCCAATAAAAGTAAATACTCAGAGATATAACGTTCTGCTTCTTTTTCAGAAAGTACAGCTTCTCCTAATATATCTATTGTAGAGCAGATCCCATTTTTGTATCTATCTATGATCTTTTTACGATCAGAACCGTAAGTCCTTCCTAAGATAAAAAATTTTGCTGTAAGTCTGATCCCGATCTTAGCGCCTACTGCGACGAATACCGAGCTGAGTGGATTTGATAAAAGTAAGGAAAGAAATAACAGGATCCATTTAGGAAGTTCTGTAGGAGTTTCAACAAAATAGATCCGGATATAACGAGAGATAGAAGAAAGAGAACTAAGGCTCGGGAATAGATCTGCAAATCTAAATGCTTGCAGCTTTAGAAGAGGACGGTTTTCCAAAAATAAAAGACTTTTAGAAAACAATCTATATGTACTAAAAAAACTGTCTTCGAAAGAATCACTTAAACGAAATAATTCCTTTCCTTTTTCCAGGATCTTATCTTGAAGATCCGGTGAAGAAGTAATTATTTTAGGTTCGTTTTCTTCTGTAGCCTTCATTCTATTTTGTTCTGATCCAAGCGGTTTTGCCATGCGAACCTTTCTGAAAAGCTTTTGCATCCACTATTCCCAAACCAAATATTACGAGTTGGAAAAAAGCTTTGCCTTTTGGGCAAATAGACAGTCAAAGTTCGGTAGGCCAGCTAATGAATATCCTAACACATTCTACCATAAATTTTTATAAGGAGCTTCCTGAGATTTCCCAATTTTCTGAAGTTACGAACAGTAAACATTATAGAAAGGTTCCAGATGATTGGATTGTGATCGTTACAGACATAGTAAAATCTACGGAAGCGATTTTAGAAGGTAGATATAAGGATGTGAATATGGCCGGGGGGCTGACCTTGATGGGGATCACAAATCTTCTCAAGGATATGGAGTTTCCTTTTTTCTTTGGGGGGGATGGAGTTACCATCTTGCTTCCCGGCTCTAGATTAAATGAGGTCCGGGACATTCTTGCGGATACAAGAGAATTTGTAAGAGATTACTTTAAGATGGATCTTCGGATAGGATTTGTACCCGTCTCTGATATTTATGAAGCGGGTTACAGTCTTACCATGGCTAAACTTAGGATCTCCAAACATTATACTCAGGCTGTTTTGGGTGGGACCGGTGTAGCTTATGCAGAGATTAAGATAAAAGAACCAAACTCTAAATATCTAACAGATAATTCTTATATTCCAAATATCCGAGCTGATTTTTCAGGTTTTACTTGTAGATGGAAAGATATCCAAAGTCCTAAGGGAGAAATGGTCTCGCTTATCGTTAAGATCAATTCTGATTCCGATTCAGAAGCTGCAAAAACTCTTTCTGGTCTATTATCCATGATCGATTCCTTATACGGTTCTGAAAGGGAATATCATCCACTAAGAGAGGAAAATCTGATCATAGAACATTCTTCTTCCGTTTTGAATAATGAAGCGATAGCATCTTCTAAAGGAAATAGTATATTAAGAAAACTATATCTATGGAAGATTAAATTCGAGACTTTTGGTGCAGAACTTGCGATCCGATGGAATCTTCCTCTAAAAGCGTTTCATTATAAACTAAATAAGTTAAAGAACTATCAGATCATCTCTTCCGATTTTAGGAAGTTTGACGGAACTTTTAAGATGGTATTTGCAACGGATACTATAGATAGAAAAAAATTGGAATCCAGTTTGGCAGAAGCGGAGAAGTCCGGCAAATTACATTTTGGGATCCATATTTCTGATAGAGCATTGATGACTTGTCTATTGCATGCAGGAACAGAAAGAGAAGTTCATTTTATAGATGGGGCAGGCGGTGGTTATGCTTTGGCCGCAACAGTTCTCAAGAAAAAACTGCAGGCTGTAGCAGCATAATCTAAGGGCAGCTATAGCCGCTAGATTGGGTTGCAGTATTCGAATATATTTTTGCAAATTCGGACATACTGACCAAGGTGGAGGAAAGTGTGAGCATATATGTTCCGCTAGCGTCTGCACTATTTCCCCAATCCCTTCCGACTGCTAAAGAATAAGGCCCAGCACTCGGGATAGAAACTGCAATAGTGTCGCTTATATTCTGTCCTCCACATTCTCTGTCGGTTGTAGCTCCGTTGATCAAATTTGTTCCATTTAAGGCGGAGCCAGAAAATAAAGCTAGTCTTACAACCGAGTCACCAGTAACCGAATTCACTGCGATAGTTACAGTGTCCGCTTGGTTTAGGTTTAGACTATATACGTTTTGGCAGTTGATAGAAAGTGAGCAGTGCCAATAATCGGAGCTTGCTTGGTTCGATTGAGGTGT is part of the Leptospira saintgironsiae genome and encodes:
- a CDS encoding proline dehydrogenase family protein encodes the protein MAKPLGSEQNRMKATEENEPKIITSSPDLQDKILEKGKELFRLSDSFEDSFFSTYRLFSKSLLFLENRPLLKLQAFRFADLFPSLSSLSSISRYIRIYFVETPTELPKWILLFLSLLLSNPLSSVFVAVGAKIGIRLTAKFFILGRTYGSDRKKIIDRYKNGICSTIDILGEAVLSEKEAERYISEYLLLLEEVSKDKEISEIRDSQFPGEPTGNVSVKCSSLYSQLDPLAHESSVTHLMKKLRPILSSAVSKNIFINLDMEQYETKDIIMDTAFRIFAEPEFQDYPHFGIVVQAYLKVSQKDLQRVIEYSKKRKYPLTVRLVKGAYWEYEMTQSAQKGWEPPVFLIKSETDRNYEECSALLLKSYPHIRPAFGSHNIRSLSSAFVKAAEYSVPENFFEVQMLYGMGNSYKQAIRSLGISVREYSPIGEVIPGMAYLVRRLLENSTNEGFLKNINANSKDRERLLYLENSKSK
- a CDS encoding alpha/beta fold hydrolase: MKTSILLLLSLVLSCSSYEEMSMEEDKAFQKLKESDTFYQEHFIQNKKEETPVHWVSTGCKPEKTKVLIFIHGSPGTWSNYLKYLKDPELLKIYCMLALDRPGFGKSPETIANVNDQAEKILGTLSKLPETQKGKKSISILGHSYGGPVAARMAAISPEKFQYLFLLAAAMDPETEEIKWYNRIADTWIAGWILPEEWTHSNSEMLPLKEQLKNLIPEWKKIKAKTIVIQGEEDGLVDPKNLEFIQKNFFTETKTYLLRKEGHFLPWKNYDLIHKLLIEFSD
- a CDS encoding DUF3095 domain-containing protein produces the protein MNILTHSTINFYKELPEISQFSEVTNSKHYRKVPDDWIVIVTDIVKSTEAILEGRYKDVNMAGGLTLMGITNLLKDMEFPFFFGGDGVTILLPGSRLNEVRDILADTREFVRDYFKMDLRIGFVPVSDIYEAGYSLTMAKLRISKHYTQAVLGGTGVAYAEIKIKEPNSKYLTDNSYIPNIRADFSGFTCRWKDIQSPKGEMVSLIVKINSDSDSEAAKTLSGLLSMIDSLYGSEREYHPLREENLIIEHSSSVLNNEAIASSKGNSILRKLYLWKIKFETFGAELAIRWNLPLKAFHYKLNKLKNYQIISSDFRKFDGTFKMVFATDTIDRKKLESSLAEAEKSGKLHFGIHISDRALMTCLLHAGTEREVHFIDGAGGGYALAATVLKKKLQAVAA
- a CDS encoding winged helix DNA-binding domain-containing protein, translated to MNISLTRLKHLHVSSSQYSSAEKVLEALGAIQGQDYAASKWAIGLRAPSLKEEDIESAFLDKKIIRSWPLRGTLHVVSAKDIYWLLDLLGPPTISKYSAHYKKIELDTKVLKKCYSILSKNLSNQNFLTRKEISSILEKSGITTNTTRLSHILQRAGLEGLVCFGPRRDKDFTYTLIEEWIPKIKRVKKQKEESLYDITKKYFDTRAPATLADFVWWSGLNLKDAKTGIESLGSKLISFQKDDQTYYASKKMDIVENNSDTLFLLPAFDEFLLAYTDRRDCMDPPPKRLLTPADDLFRPTLVINGWVSGIWQREFKKEDVILKVNPYKPLNTNFKKKLKKAAEEYASFLGKNLILEV
- a CDS encoding aldehyde dehydrogenase family protein; the encoded protein is MNFHNNPDFQNETLRDFSKEEERSILNKGFVSIRKEFPIQVFPIISGKTKKSSLIVPALNPANTSEKIADIHYASITDAEEATKDSVQFFETWKNTKPDIRIGFLKKAANLLRSQKAELTALMSLEVGKGIKDIDAEIAEAIDFCDFYAKEAEYIFQPRKRDLLGEENIYTYIPRGVTLVVAPWNFPLAILCGMTVAPLVAGNPVIMKPAEQSSAIAFKLFNILIEAGIPSSALHFLPGKGEEIGAYLVKHPEIHTINFTGSRAVGLGMIREAASQNLKFVKKVVAEMGGKNALIVDEDADLDEAVIASIQSAFGFQGQKCSALSRIILLESKYDIFKNRFIDALQSLKPGLPEDPSVKVGPVIDSESKTRLDTIASQFSSKILSKLKIEEDQKHTGHFVEPIVFESDDPTSPLGQTEFFGPYVTLFKAKNFEDAIKIANNVDYALTGGIFSRNPKNIQYAKEKFEVGNLYINRGITGAVVDRQPFGGYKLSGVGAKAGGPDYIKQFLEPISITENTMRRGFIPET